One segment of Oscillatoria sp. FACHB-1407 DNA contains the following:
- the gloA gene encoding lactoylglutathione lyase, translated as MRMLHTMLRVGNLEKSLKFYCDVLGMKLLRQKDYPGGEFTLAFVGYGDEADHTVLELTYNWGTDHYDLGNAYGHIALGVDDIYATCETIRNLGGKVVREPGPMKHGSTVIAFVEDPDGYKVELIQLSTQGSESTKQEATPQLATQ; from the coding sequence ATGCGAATGCTACATACGATGTTGCGGGTTGGCAACTTAGAAAAATCGCTGAAGTTTTACTGCGATGTGTTGGGTATGAAACTCCTCCGTCAGAAAGATTACCCCGGTGGCGAGTTTACGCTGGCGTTTGTCGGGTACGGCGATGAGGCTGACCACACCGTATTGGAGTTGACCTACAACTGGGGTACCGATCATTATGATCTGGGCAACGCCTACGGTCACATTGCGCTGGGTGTAGATGACATCTACGCTACCTGCGAGACGATCAGAAATTTGGGCGGTAAGGTCGTTCGGGAACCCGGTCCCATGAAGCACGGATCTACCGTCATCGCCTTTGTTGAAGACCCCGATGGCTACAAGGTTGAGTTGATTCAGCTTAGCACTCAGGGATCAGAATCTACGAAGCAGGAAGCGACCCCTCAATTGGCAACCCAGTAA
- a CDS encoding sterol desaturase family protein — protein MVVGIAFFIGAFIFASFVEYWMHRLMHASPKVGERHRDHHRRNEGQGVVWEFRDYVKGSAIAMLIPFLFSIPAGIGWLSGALVFAAFSAYAHQLQHENPTKCFWMKMPVHYVHHRYGMWHHNFGLAVDWWDHIFRTYKPVEWRAEAEEKMPPRGYLELRWW, from the coding sequence ATGGTAGTCGGGATTGCCTTTTTTATTGGCGCATTTATATTTGCCAGTTTTGTCGAATATTGGATGCATCGATTGATGCACGCCTCGCCGAAGGTGGGTGAGCGGCACCGCGATCACCACCGCCGCAACGAAGGGCAGGGCGTTGTGTGGGAGTTTCGCGATTATGTCAAGGGAAGTGCGATCGCCATGCTGATTCCCTTCCTGTTCTCAATTCCAGCGGGGATCGGTTGGCTCAGTGGCGCGTTGGTGTTTGCAGCGTTTTCTGCCTATGCTCACCAACTCCAGCACGAGAACCCAACCAAGTGTTTTTGGATGAAGATGCCCGTTCACTACGTCCATCATCGCTATGGCATGTGGCATCACAATTTTGGATTAGCGGTCGATTGGTGGGATCACATCTTCCGCACCTACAAACCCGTGGAATGGCGGGCTGAAGCGGAGGAAAAGATGCCTCCACGCGGTTACTTAGAACTGCGCTGGTGGTAA
- a CDS encoding bifunctional 3-deoxy-7-phosphoheptulonate synthase/chorismate mutase — protein MQKAKLALKTDTQQTTVIHLSEQVTVGGENLLIVGGPCSVESQAQMEAVASQLAIAPVQALRGGVYKPRTSPYDFQGMGLEGLQILSSIRKQYSVPVITEVMAISQIEEVMAHADVLQVGSRNMQNFDLLKALGQVNKPIVLKRGLAATIEEFVMAAEYILSHGNPNVILCERGIRSFDTYTRNVLDLGAVVALKQITHLPVIVDPSHAAGKRELVADLARAAIACGADGVMVECHPVPEQSVSDARQALSLDEMVNLVRSLRAIAAAVNRSIPVGAGTTPRLSLV, from the coding sequence GTGCAAAAGGCTAAACTCGCTCTCAAAACTGACACTCAGCAAACGACCGTGATCCACCTGTCTGAACAGGTAACGGTGGGGGGCGAAAACCTCCTGATCGTGGGTGGACCTTGCTCCGTTGAGAGTCAGGCTCAGATGGAAGCGGTTGCCAGTCAGTTGGCGATCGCTCCAGTTCAAGCATTACGAGGGGGAGTTTACAAACCCCGCACCTCACCTTACGACTTCCAGGGCATGGGCTTAGAGGGATTGCAAATTCTCAGCTCGATTCGCAAGCAATACAGCGTACCCGTGATTACGGAAGTCATGGCCATTTCTCAAATTGAGGAAGTCATGGCGCACGCGGATGTGTTGCAGGTGGGAAGCCGCAACATGCAAAACTTTGACCTGCTAAAGGCATTGGGTCAGGTGAACAAGCCGATCGTCCTGAAGCGGGGACTCGCTGCCACGATTGAAGAGTTCGTGATGGCAGCAGAATACATCCTCAGCCACGGCAACCCCAACGTGATTCTCTGTGAGCGGGGCATTCGCAGCTTCGACACCTACACTCGCAACGTTCTGGACTTGGGAGCCGTTGTTGCCTTGAAGCAAATCACTCATCTACCCGTGATCGTTGATCCCAGCCATGCCGCTGGTAAGCGGGAGTTGGTGGCTGATCTGGCTAGAGCCGCGATCGCCTGTGGAGCCGATGGGGTGATGGTGGAGTGCCATCCCGTTCCAGAGCAGTCGGTATCCGATGCGCGTCAGGCTCTCTCGCTTGATGAAATGGTGAATTTAGTGCGGAGTTTGCGGGCGATCGCCGCAGCAGTTAATCGATCGATTCCTGTTGGAGCCGGGACTACACCCCGGCTTTCGCTTGTTTAA
- a CDS encoding quinone-dependent dihydroorotate dehydrogenase — MDIYQAGIRPLLFSGLKADPEWLHQQAIQRLHWLNQHQSTRWGQWIGQQLEQLYSFHHPSLSQTLWGIQFSNPVGLAAGFDKDGLAAKIWSNFGFGFAELGTVTLQPQPGNPKPRLFRLTADQAVLNRMGFNNRGAAALATQLHFRATEPEAKANLGSSERNWRNSSLPLGINLGKSKVTPLEEAAADYQGSFRLLQNLGDYFVVNVSSPNTPGLRSLQSTEQLDLILQALQQANSEHKPILVKIAPDLEWEAIADVITLSQTYSLAGIIATNTTIRREGLVTQAIAATGNPITEEAGGISGAPLRQRSTDVIRYIYQKTQGTLPIIGVGGIFTAADAWEKMAAGASLVQVYTGWIYEGPWMVKRILQGLVERLEHHNMSHISEAIGCET, encoded by the coding sequence TTGGACATTTATCAAGCAGGTATTCGTCCCCTGCTCTTTTCGGGGTTAAAAGCAGACCCAGAATGGCTGCATCAGCAGGCAATTCAACGTTTGCACTGGCTCAACCAACACCAATCTACCCGTTGGGGTCAATGGATCGGTCAACAGCTAGAGCAATTGTACTCTTTCCACCATCCTTCCCTGTCACAAACCCTCTGGGGCATCCAATTTAGCAATCCCGTAGGTTTAGCCGCAGGGTTTGACAAAGACGGTTTGGCTGCAAAGATATGGTCTAACTTTGGTTTTGGCTTTGCCGAGTTGGGGACAGTCACCTTGCAACCCCAACCGGGCAACCCCAAACCCCGCCTATTTCGTCTAACTGCTGACCAGGCGGTGTTAAACCGCATGGGATTTAACAACCGAGGTGCTGCTGCTCTAGCAACCCAGCTTCACTTTAGGGCAACTGAGCCAGAAGCTAAGGCAAATTTGGGGTCATCTGAACGTAACTGGAGAAATAGCAGTTTGCCGTTAGGAATTAATCTAGGCAAATCTAAAGTAACACCTCTTGAAGAGGCAGCGGCAGATTATCAAGGAAGTTTTCGGCTGCTACAAAATCTGGGGGATTATTTTGTCGTTAATGTATCTTCACCCAATACCCCAGGGTTGCGATCGCTCCAATCTACTGAGCAGCTAGACCTGATTTTGCAAGCGTTGCAGCAAGCCAACTCGGAACACAAACCTATTTTGGTCAAGATTGCTCCTGATTTAGAGTGGGAGGCGATCGCCGATGTGATTACCCTCTCTCAAACCTATTCTCTGGCAGGCATCATCGCCACCAACACCACCATTCGTCGGGAGGGTTTAGTCACCCAGGCGATCGCTGCCACTGGTAACCCCATCACGGAGGAAGCAGGCGGGATCAGTGGTGCCCCCCTACGACAGCGATCGACAGATGTGATTCGTTATATCTACCAGAAAACCCAGGGCACTTTGCCCATCATCGGTGTGGGAGGTATTTTTACCGCGGCTGATGCCTGGGAAAAAATGGCTGCCGGAGCTAGCCTTGTGCAAGTTTACACAGGCTGGATTTACGAAGGTCCGTGGATGGTGAAACGCATTCTTCAAGGACTAGTTGAACGGCTAGAGCACCATAACATGAGCCATATCAGCGAGGCGATCGGGTGTGAGACGTGA
- a CDS encoding sensor histidine kinase — protein MGSQKEPSAYERQLVALGRTLQSLRELENADALIETTLNYLQTEFDYALVWVGLYDRVEHRLIGKGGTTPAGDASVLKQRLALNPGDLLEQVVIQQRPLGVPDLREEARAGEWRRAAQKFNIQGTVIFPIRHKDRCYGVTLLGSVLWGISPHSEEKARLSMVLGGLGAALYQIDMDVQRQQTKRPAEPLLALLAKLRTLPTLKQRLEAIVDETHRFINADRTHIYWFEPQRRYFWQRVSTTPLRGDANSQTTGITAQEVNSFYQALAADQLVAIGEAHSSLKAEITGRLMQHLGARSLLAAPILFQQELLGFIAVEGTEARIWSEEEKNYVRGAAHLVALTAPLEQMEETIAQVKLDQALTSEVSHAIFSDEDWSKTLQKASERVCQRLGAERFLILLYDQDQEKFEVCYQNHPSHRRPLPPQIEGLNSVDWQMLERSTEAVGVENLEEDLKLMAWREVFLDAGVRSLLVCSTAMGHSLEGLLVIAHENSRTWSRAERDLIRIVSQQIGLILHQWQLQRQTEQQQKVNQTIQWGLTTMQQTHELESLERAAMQHIAQVLQVPLATLVTWQPGRKAAKITAPVVSSNKFSITTDFVIPVYTDMLVQWALQADSLLPVSVDELTPETRQWLSGSDIGQILVMALRTAPEHESTGIVIVADRLDRYWPERQLNALGTLVSQLAWSRRYLVLTETLTQQRENLERLNWYKQRRIEDIYRTLGLGVRRLNELSHQKDALASMRYHQIIRQLGNTLSAIAPVLRQENWQLHLEYETIPLVSLLKRALERVETLIKQRQLWSQVHNDTNLSIGGDIPKIEFVLYELLISACLRSPPGGRLDVWCRPIDTRWLEISLTDNGVIEPRLIEELHTGRSNDLLAPSTLDTPPGLHLSICQSLMQQLGGEFNLYRLEDGRILSRLIVPIAANTPSTAATRTRIQE, from the coding sequence ATGGGTTCGCAAAAAGAGCCATCGGCTTATGAAAGACAACTGGTTGCCTTAGGACGGACTCTCCAAAGCTTGCGAGAGTTAGAAAATGCTGACGCCTTGATCGAAACAACGCTGAATTATTTGCAGACAGAGTTTGACTATGCCCTGGTCTGGGTGGGTTTATATGACCGGGTAGAACATCGGCTTATTGGCAAAGGGGGCACAACTCCAGCAGGCGATGCTTCTGTTTTAAAGCAACGCCTTGCTCTCAATCCGGGTGACTTATTAGAGCAGGTCGTCATTCAACAGCGTCCTTTAGGGGTGCCTGACCTGCGAGAAGAAGCCAGAGCCGGAGAATGGCGGCGGGCAGCTCAGAAATTCAACATTCAGGGAACGGTGATTTTCCCGATTCGGCACAAAGATCGCTGCTATGGGGTCACACTGTTGGGATCGGTGCTATGGGGCATCTCGCCACACTCTGAGGAAAAAGCCCGATTATCGATGGTTTTAGGAGGCTTGGGGGCTGCACTGTATCAGATCGATATGGATGTGCAGCGTCAGCAGACAAAACGCCCTGCTGAGCCGTTGTTAGCCTTGCTGGCAAAATTGCGGACATTGCCAACCCTAAAACAGCGACTAGAGGCGATCGTCGATGAGACACATCGGTTTATTAACGCCGATCGCACCCACATCTATTGGTTTGAACCCCAACGACGTTATTTCTGGCAACGAGTCAGCACAACGCCACTACGAGGAGATGCTAATTCGCAGACCACAGGCATTACAGCCCAGGAGGTCAACAGTTTTTATCAAGCTCTGGCCGCCGATCAATTGGTTGCCATTGGAGAGGCACACAGTTCTCTCAAGGCAGAGATCACCGGACGGTTGATGCAGCATTTAGGGGCGCGATCGCTCCTGGCGGCTCCTATTTTGTTCCAGCAAGAGTTGTTGGGGTTTATTGCAGTCGAAGGTACTGAAGCTCGGATCTGGTCAGAAGAGGAGAAAAATTACGTCCGGGGGGCAGCCCATCTGGTGGCTCTCACCGCTCCGTTAGAGCAGATGGAGGAAACCATCGCCCAGGTGAAGCTAGACCAGGCACTCACCTCAGAAGTCTCCCATGCCATCTTTAGCGACGAGGACTGGAGCAAAACCCTGCAAAAAGCGTCGGAGCGGGTGTGCCAACGGCTCGGCGCAGAAAGATTTTTGATTTTGCTCTATGACCAGGATCAAGAGAAGTTTGAGGTGTGCTATCAAAACCACCCCTCCCATCGTCGCCCCCTGCCCCCTCAAATTGAAGGGCTGAATAGCGTCGATTGGCAAATGCTGGAACGCAGCACCGAGGCAGTCGGGGTCGAGAACCTGGAAGAAGACCTGAAACTGATGGCATGGCGCGAGGTGTTTCTGGATGCGGGGGTGCGATCGCTCCTGGTGTGCAGTACGGCGATGGGGCATTCCCTCGAAGGACTGCTGGTCATCGCCCACGAAAATAGTCGTACCTGGAGTCGAGCCGAGCGAGATCTGATTCGGATAGTCAGCCAGCAAATTGGGCTAATTTTGCATCAGTGGCAACTTCAGCGTCAAACCGAGCAGCAGCAAAAAGTCAATCAGACGATTCAGTGGGGGCTGACAACGATGCAGCAAACCCACGAGTTGGAGAGCCTGGAACGGGCAGCCATGCAACACATCGCGCAGGTGCTGCAAGTGCCGCTTGCCACACTGGTCACCTGGCAACCCGGACGCAAAGCCGCGAAAATTACTGCTCCCGTTGTCTCTAGCAACAAATTCTCAATCACGACTGATTTTGTCATTCCGGTCTACACGGATATGCTCGTTCAGTGGGCGTTGCAAGCCGATAGCTTGCTGCCTGTCAGTGTTGATGAACTCACCCCTGAAACGCGGCAGTGGCTCAGCGGATCTGACATTGGGCAAATTTTGGTGATGGCATTAAGAACAGCCCCAGAACACGAATCGACGGGGATTGTGATTGTCGCCGATCGCCTCGATCGCTACTGGCCTGAACGCCAACTCAACGCTTTGGGAACGCTGGTCAGCCAGTTGGCATGGTCACGACGCTATCTGGTGTTGACGGAAACCCTGACCCAACAACGAGAAAATTTAGAGCGATTGAACTGGTATAAACAACGCCGCATCGAAGACATCTATCGAACCCTGGGACTCGGCGTACGGCGGTTGAACGAGCTGAGCCACCAAAAAGATGCGCTGGCGAGTATGCGCTATCACCAAATCATTCGCCAGTTGGGAAACACCCTGTCGGCGATCGCCCCTGTGTTGCGTCAAGAAAACTGGCAACTGCATCTGGAATACGAGACGATCCCGCTAGTGAGCCTGCTCAAGCGTGCTTTAGAACGGGTGGAAACGTTGATCAAACAACGTCAACTCTGGTCACAGGTACATAACGACACCAACCTCAGTATTGGTGGTGACATTCCCAAAATTGAGTTTGTATTGTATGAGTTGCTGATTTCTGCCTGCTTGCGATCGCCACCCGGAGGGCGGCTCGATGTTTGGTGTCGCCCCATTGACACCCGTTGGTTGGAAATCTCCCTGACGGACAATGGCGTGATTGAACCTCGCCTCATCGAAGAACTGCATACGGGGCGATCGAACGATTTGTTGGCTCCCTCAACCCTCGACACGCCTCCAGGGCTGCACCTATCCATTTGTCAGAGTTTAATGCAGCAGTTGGGCGGTGAGTTTAATCTCTACCGCCTGGAAGATGGGCGGATTCTCAGTCGTCTGATTGTGCCAATTGCAGCCAATACCCCATCGACTGCGGCGACCCGAACTCGCATTCAGGAATAA
- a CDS encoding S-layer homology domain-containing protein — MQRLKHWQLSTVLVFALSLGAGIVTSLAVQASAQAQTTVQFSDVPSNYWARGFIEELTRRGIVNGFPDGSFRPDAPVTRSQFAAMVQKAFDQAVVRDPIRFTDVSERYWASEAIREAYTTGFMTGYPDGSFNPNQNILRAQVLVSLANGLSYSNPNSVSDTLQVYNDANDIPDYARPTVAAATEKQLVVNYPNLDQLNPTRIATRAEVAAFIYQALVSAGNADRLTSPYIVGQAAPSPTPSPQPQGSIRIPSGTTLPTRYDDADKIYVSPQEPEPVPVTLLIDRDIIAQNGRLLIPINSQVVGELQSVRGGSQFRARELVLATGTRIPMDASSSLVTRTEVVRQNADVGEILTGVALGAGAAAGISAVTGDRSIDAGEVLGGAAFGGLIGYFRGRDRVTLITINPDDDLDVTLNDPLVLP; from the coding sequence ATGCAGCGTCTCAAGCATTGGCAGTTGAGCACTGTCCTGGTCTTCGCGTTAAGTTTGGGTGCTGGCATAGTCACGTCTTTAGCGGTTCAAGCCTCTGCTCAGGCACAAACCACAGTCCAGTTTTCAGATGTCCCGTCCAACTATTGGGCACGAGGATTTATCGAAGAACTAACCCGTCGGGGGATTGTGAATGGGTTTCCAGATGGTTCGTTTCGCCCAGACGCCCCAGTGACGCGATCGCAATTTGCGGCAATGGTGCAAAAGGCGTTTGACCAGGCGGTGGTGCGTGACCCCATTCGCTTCACCGATGTCTCTGAGCGATATTGGGCATCTGAGGCAATTCGCGAGGCATACACAACCGGATTCATGACCGGATATCCAGATGGTTCCTTTAACCCCAACCAAAACATCTTGAGGGCACAAGTGCTGGTGTCTCTGGCGAATGGGCTGTCCTACTCAAACCCCAATTCAGTGAGTGACACGCTGCAAGTCTACAACGATGCGAATGATATCCCCGATTACGCTCGCCCCACCGTGGCAGCCGCAACCGAAAAACAGCTTGTAGTCAACTATCCCAATCTTGACCAGCTCAACCCGACTCGTATTGCTACTCGTGCTGAAGTGGCTGCGTTTATCTACCAGGCTCTTGTCAGTGCAGGCAATGCCGATCGCTTGACCTCTCCCTATATCGTGGGACAGGCTGCACCCAGTCCAACTCCTAGCCCACAGCCGCAGGGGAGCATCCGCATTCCCAGTGGCACGACGCTGCCCACTCGCTATGACGATGCTGACAAAATCTATGTCTCGCCTCAAGAGCCAGAACCCGTACCTGTCACACTGTTAATCGATCGCGACATTATCGCTCAAAACGGGCGGTTGCTGATCCCCATCAATAGCCAGGTCGTGGGTGAACTTCAGTCCGTTCGGGGTGGTTCTCAGTTTCGAGCGAGAGAGTTGGTGCTTGCCACAGGCACTCGCATTCCGATGGATGCCTCCTCATCGCTGGTGACAAGAACTGAGGTCGTGCGTCAGAATGCCGATGTGGGTGAGATTCTCACCGGAGTAGCCCTGGGGGCTGGAGCCGCAGCAGGTATTTCGGCAGTTACGGGCGATCGCTCCATCGATGCCGGAGAGGTGTTAGGCGGTGCTGCCTTTGGGGGGCTGATTGGCTACTTTAGAGGGCGCGATCGCGTCACCCTGATTACCATTAACCCTGATGATGACCTGGACGTAACCCTCAACGATCCCCTGGTCTTGCCTTAA
- a CDS encoding helix-turn-helix domain-containing protein yields MPARLQIKAEDCSPLGQFILQYLEQQGISMNRLAELSGVPQPRLRGACFKGTCPTPETLRKLAKVMGKHHLELYTLAYEGRVENLPEDADETSLDLLMRELFETVRELGLTVPKVRPSKVKIRRALLELGFREETQEDSSDYLSGDAASRRQDIG; encoded by the coding sequence ATGCCAGCAAGGTTGCAAATAAAGGCAGAAGACTGTTCCCCGTTGGGGCAATTTATTCTGCAATACCTGGAACAGCAGGGGATCAGCATGAACCGTCTGGCAGAGTTGTCTGGCGTTCCACAACCTCGCTTGCGCGGAGCTTGCTTTAAGGGAACTTGCCCCACTCCAGAAACATTGAGAAAACTGGCTAAAGTGATGGGGAAGCACCACTTGGAGCTTTACACGCTGGCATATGAGGGTAGGGTTGAAAACTTGCCTGAAGATGCCGATGAAACCTCGCTAGATCTGTTGATGCGAGAGCTTTTTGAGACAGTACGAGAACTGGGTTTAACCGTTCCAAAAGTGCGCCCCTCTAAAGTCAAAATCCGCAGAGCCCTTTTGGAATTGGGCTTTCGGGAAGAAACCCAGGAGGACAGTAGCGATTACCTCAGCGGGGATGCCGCTTCGCGTCGTCAGGACATTGGCTAG